A window from Drosophila miranda strain MSH22 chromosome Y unlocalized genomic scaffold, D.miranda_PacBio2.1 Contig_Y2_pilon, whole genome shotgun sequence encodes these proteins:
- the LOC117193467 gene encoding U6 snRNA-associated Sm-like protein LSm1, with protein MDDLNPLAGTAHLLEEVDKKLMVLLRDGRTLIGYLRSVDQFANLVLQRTIERIHVGNQYGDIPRGVFIIRGENVVLLGEIDREMEQKLPLKEISVDEILDAQRREQEQRQEKHRLVSKALKERGLAVNAELINEDFC; from the exons ATGGACGATCTGAACCCTTTGGCGGGCACAGCTCACCTCCTGGAAGAAGTAGACA AGAAACTGATGGTGCTCCTGCGAGATGGTCGTACCCTGATTGGCTACCTACGATCGGTGGATCAGTTTGCCAACTTGGTTTTGCAGCGCACCATTGAGAGGATACATGTGGGCAATCAATATGGCGACATTCCACGTGGAGTATTTATAATCCGAGGGGAAAATGTTGTCCTATTGGGTGAAATT GATCGTGAAATGGAACAGAAGCTGCCGCTCAAAGAGATATCTGTGGACGAAATACTGGATGCCCAACGACGCGAGCAGGAGCAGCGGCAAGAGAAGCATCGTCTGGTGTCTAAGGCACTCAAGGAGCGCGGCCTAGCCGTCAACGCGGAATTAATCAATGAGGATTTCTGctag
- the LOC117193466 gene encoding uncharacterized protein LOC117193466 encodes MSSNHRPLDASDIQLIQTIRETPSLYDPQLPSFRLSQRKEEDWAKVAETLRISTIDARRRWTCLRDRYSRELKQMRLHPTSEFGRNDFFKQMDFLRQFVRKRRERNRRDQTPTGWLKVDMRRNKLMKMSTETDTLIEDSHVYEETDEHNYDTKLEVQTSHSETYSVLVEADDGQEPEQESFEEDFIGDEHKTMDSTTTTSPHADDADHPTQGDINYMVCMPSMSQERKHLSQESLAPIMAMPTMTETEDDYFCKSVAAYLRQLSRVHKIKAKVEMFQILEKYIMLEEERRGVVSGSRPGSG; translated from the coding sequence ATGAGTTCCAACCATCGACCCCTGGACGCATCGGATATCCAGCTGATACAGACTATAAGAGAAACGCCCTCGCTGTATGATCCGCAGCTCCCCTCTTTTCGGCTCTCGCAGCGCAAAGAGGAGGACTGGGCGAAAGTGGCAGAAACGTTGAGAATTTCTACTATAGATGCTCGACGGCGTTGGACCTGTTTACGAGATCGCTATTCGCGGGAGCTAAAACAGATGCGTCTCCATCCTACCAGCGAATTCGGCCGCAATGATTTCTTCAAACAAATGGATTTTCTGCGACAATTTGTAAGAAAGCGGCGCGAGCGCAACAGAAGAGATCAGACACCTACTGGTTGGCTCAAAGTGGACATGAGGAGAAACAAACTAATGAAGATGTCGACCGAAACGGACACCCTGATTGAGGATTCGCATGTTTACGAGGAGACCGATGAGCACAATTACGATACTAAGCTAGAAGTGCAGACATCGCACTCCGAGACGTACTCTGTGCTAGTGGAGGCCGATGATGGTCAAGAGCCCGAGCAGGAGAGTTTCGAGGAAGACTTCATTGGGGATGAGCACAAGACAATGGACTCAACGACCACAACCTCTCCTCACGCCGATGACGCAGACCACCCCACCCAGGGCGACATCAACTACATGGTCTGCATGCCCAGCATGAGTCAAGAACGGAAGCATCTTTCCCAAGAGTCACTAGCTCCGATTATGGCCATGCCAACAATGACAGAGACCGAGGACGATTACTTCTGTAAATCTGTGGCTGCCTATCTGCGGCAGCTGTCGCGGGTGCACAAGATCAAGGCCAAGGTGGAGATGTTCCAAATACTGGAGAAATACATTATGCTCGAGGAGGAGAGACGAGGCGTGGTATCGGGCTCGAGACCAGGGTCGGGGTGA
- the LOC117193817 gene encoding nuclear pore complex protein Nup133-like → FQTLFPNSRHSLSGRSTQSIPGIRSDYNVVESFGFPLPVVVNEALTFVGSAAGAVSAKVAQNGWAWVVHGRRLLIWQYKETSKVPSNLDGEVACPMPRTTTALLRFRVQQ, encoded by the exons TTTCAAACACTTTTTCCCAACAGCCGGCATAGTTTGTCCGGGCGATCTACCCAATCGATACCCGGCATCCGGTCGGACTACAATGTTGTGGAGAGCTTTGGTTTTCCCCTGCCCGTCGTAGTGAACGAGGCCTTGACCTTTGTGGGATCTGCTGCAGGAGCCGTTTCTGCGAAGGTTGCCCAAAATGGCTGGGCTTGG GTTGTGCACGGTCGCCGACTTTTAATTTGGCAGTACAAAGAGACGTCCAAGGTGCCAAGCAACCTAGACGGGGAGGTGGCTTGTCCAATGCCGCGAACTACAACTGCCCTACTCCGATTTAGGGTACAACAGTGA